Proteins co-encoded in one Oreochromis aureus strain Israel breed Guangdong linkage group 3, ZZ_aureus, whole genome shotgun sequence genomic window:
- the LOC116316730 gene encoding probable ubiquitin carboxyl-terminal hydrolase creB isoform X3, producing MSLLESTRRLFSSTSLANMYHGLINQGATDCLNSVLQVLFMTEDFREAVTRYSGGNPHSEFLDHHLKVLFDDLQNHTAYSYKITQKLGIDNVYEQRDAAECLERVLRMTSPDASQIFHGQLANKTICSKGHIQTDRDAPFWLLPLSLVDSCSEDYSVVYGAEEFFKPLDFCGENQLYCEQCDDKADATMRDVIKHHPNVLCLLLKRFEFNYNYMSYIKINCSVEVPETLEIPESQTYELYAFVDHFGDLRGGHYTSTIKIQEEHRDKWYQFDGTRVTELDFQPFQLDNTERSQTAYLLFYSKNKDTGIPESTDVSTTGYICGCIQWIHPPVITTSNEYDQSQDGKNKRKREDGGETNNPKTARLREAEGSPETPCNVDPLDNEPNKDNGTTGSDDLDQKRTEVDDAEKNRSDNNPDFKLDISDRSAVCDDPSRQYEMSKLMDDKADNDEKAKDKQSEKKSHAEHPADTVGENICEHQENKQICSPSHAEEKTKTDFQHDSKGKISADKPTAEMCCDTFQDKEKADDRKENILQDDQSLKHRNRHSDTLNMQEISVTHSRDNVFCVEREIRNVKEDRRERKGNEKGDHSKFEQNTVGEVSGAATTQKDVDVEEKKEYEGNTKQIQIREKPHLRPAGAEIIEASKENQDDGTNEKTKAERFQLKGRAKIQGVTEGGHGSQKSGKVQITCEEKMQTPDCEIIRTKMKNMRIETVGKPSQGSSERHVKNNEGITENKSQTTNAAKARRVKLNDASLPEQQKRRTKREE from the exons ATGTCTTTGTTGGAGAGTACTCGACGGCTATTCAGCAGCACCTCTCTGG CTAACATGTACCATGGACTGATAAACCAGGGAGCGACAGATTGCTTGAACAGTGTGCTGCAGGTGCTGTTCATGACCGAGGACTTCAGAGAGGCTGTGACAAG GTACTCTGGAGGAAATCCTCACTCTGAGTTTCTTGATCATCATCTTAAAGTCTTATTTGATGACTTACAGAACCACACAGCATACTCATATAAAATAACACAGAAGCTGGGCATTGACAATG TGTATGAACAGCGTGATGCTGCAGAGTGCTTGGAGAGGGTTTTAAGAATGACCAGTCCGGATGCATCACAG ATCTTCCATGGTCAGTTAGCAAACAAAACCATCTGTTCTAAAGGTCATATACAGACTGACAGAGATGCACCTTTTTGGCTTCTTCCTCTTTCACTGGTGGATTCCTGCAGTGAAGACTACAGCGTG GTGTACGGCGCTGAAGAGTTTTTTAAACCTTTGGATTTCTGTGGAGAAAATCAGCTGTACTGTGAGCAGTGTGATGACAAAGCTGATGCTACTAtg AGAGATGTAATAAAGCATCATCCAAATGTTTTGTGTCTGCTGCTGAAGAGGTTTGAGTTCAACTATAATTACATGTCATACATTAAAATCAACTGTTCTGTGGAGGTTCCTGAAACCCTGGAGATACCAGAG AGTCAGACATATGAATTGTATGCATTTGTGGATCATTTTGGGGATCTGAGAGGTGGACATTACACCTCAACAATCAAGATCCAGGAGGAACACAGAGACAAATGGTATCAGTTTGATGGTACCAGAGTCACAGAG CTTGATTTTCAGCCATTCCAGCTGGATAACACTGAGAG GTCCCAGACTGCATATCTTCTGTTTTATAGCAAAAATAAAG ATACTGGTATTCCAGAGTCCACAGATGTATCCACCACTGGATACATCTGTGGATGTATCCAGTGGATACATCCACCCGTCATTACCACCAGTAATGAATATGATCAGAGTCAAGATGggaaaaataagagaaagagagaagatgGAGGGGAGACAAACAATCCAAAGACTGCTCGCTTAAGAGAAGCAGAGGGATCACCTGAAACCCCCTGTAACGTAGATCCTCTGGACAACGAACCAAATAAAGACAATGGAACCACTGGAAGTGATGACCTGGATCAAAAACGTACAGAAGTGGATGATGCTGAAAAAAACAGATCAGATAATAATCCTGATTTTAAACTTGATATCAGTGATCGATCAGCAGTCTGTGATGATCCAAGCAGACAGTATGAGATGAGTAAATTAATGGATGATAAAGCAGATAACGATGAAAAGGCTAAAGATAAACAGTCAGAGAAAAAAAGCCACGCAGAGCATCCAGCTGACACTGTGGGAGAGAACATATGTGAACATCAGGAGAATAAACAAATCTGTAGTCCTTCTCATGCtgaggagaaaacaaaaacagattttcaaCATGACTCGAAAGGAAAGATTAGTGCCGATAAACCAACAGCAGAGATGTGCTGTGACACATTTCAGGATAAAGAAAAAGCTGAtgatagaaaagaaaacatactACAAGATGATCAGAGtcttaaacacagaaacagacacagTGATACACTGAACATGCAGGAGATCAGTGTTACACATTCAAGAGATAATGTTTTTTGTGTAGAGAGAGAAATCAGAAACGTGAAGGAGGacaggagagaaaggaaaggaaatgaaaaagGTGACCACAGTAAGTTTGAACAAAACACAGTAGGGGAGGTAAGTGGTGCTGCTACAACACAGAAAGATGTTGATgtggaggaaaagaaagaatatGAAGGAAATACTAAACAAATTCAGATCAGAGAGAAACCCCATCTGAGACCAGCAGGAGCAGAAATAATAGAAGCATCCAAAGAAAACCAGGATGATGGTACTAATGAAAAAACTAAAGCAGAGCGTTTTCAACTAAAAGGCAGAGCCAAAATTCAGGGAGTCACAGAAGGAGGACATGGTTCACAGAAGTCAGGAAAAGTTCAAATAACTTGTGAAGAAAAAATGCAGACTCCAGATTGTGAAATCATCAGGACAAAGATGAAGAACATGAGAATAGAAACTGTAGGGAAACCCTCACAGGGCAGCTCTGAGAGACATGTCAAAAATAATGAAGGAATCACTGAAAATAAATCTCAGACAacaaatgcagccaaggccagAAGAGTAAAACTGAATGATGCAAGtctgccagagcagcagaaaAGAAGAACTAAAAGAGAAGAATGA
- the LOC116316730 gene encoding probable ubiquitin carboxyl-terminal hydrolase creB isoform X5 has product MYHGLINQGATDCLNSVLQVLFMTEDFREAVTRYSGGNPHSEFLDHHLKVLFDDLQNHTAYSYKITQKLGIDNVYEQRDAAECLERVLRMTSPDASQIFHGQLANKTICSKGHIQTDRDAPFWLLPLSLVDSCSEDYSVVYGAEEFFKPLDFCGENQLYCEQCDDKADATMRDVIKHHPNVLCLLLKRFEFNYNYMSYIKINCSVEVPETLEIPESQTYELYAFVDHFGDLRGGHYTSTIKIQEEHRDKWYQFDGTRVTELDFQPFQLDNTERSQTAYLLFYSKNKDTGIPESTDVSTTGYICGCIQWIHPPVITTSNEYDQSQDGKNKRKREDGGETNNPKTARLREAEGSPETPCNVDPLDNEPNKDNGTTGSDDLDQKRTEVDDAEKNRSDNNPDFKLDISDRSAVCDDPSRQYEMSKLMDDKADNDEKAKDKQSEKKSHAEHPADTVGENICEHQENKQICSPSHAEEKTKTDFQHDSKGKISADKPTAEMCCDTFQDKEKADDRKENILQDDQSLKHRNRHSDTLNMQEISVTHSRDNVFCVEREIRNVKEDRRERKGNEKGDHSKFEQNTVGEVSGAATTQKDVDVEEKKEYEGNTKQIQIREKPHLRPAGAEIIEASKENQDDGTNEKTKAERFQLKGRAKIQGVTEGGHGSQKSGKVQITCEEKMQTPDCEIIRTKMKNMRIETVGKPSQGSSERHVKNNEGITENKSQTTNAAKARRVKLNDASLPEQQKRRTKREE; this is encoded by the exons ATGTACCATGGACTGATAAACCAGGGAGCGACAGATTGCTTGAACAGTGTGCTGCAGGTGCTGTTCATGACCGAGGACTTCAGAGAGGCTGTGACAAG GTACTCTGGAGGAAATCCTCACTCTGAGTTTCTTGATCATCATCTTAAAGTCTTATTTGATGACTTACAGAACCACACAGCATACTCATATAAAATAACACAGAAGCTGGGCATTGACAATG TGTATGAACAGCGTGATGCTGCAGAGTGCTTGGAGAGGGTTTTAAGAATGACCAGTCCGGATGCATCACAG ATCTTCCATGGTCAGTTAGCAAACAAAACCATCTGTTCTAAAGGTCATATACAGACTGACAGAGATGCACCTTTTTGGCTTCTTCCTCTTTCACTGGTGGATTCCTGCAGTGAAGACTACAGCGTG GTGTACGGCGCTGAAGAGTTTTTTAAACCTTTGGATTTCTGTGGAGAAAATCAGCTGTACTGTGAGCAGTGTGATGACAAAGCTGATGCTACTAtg AGAGATGTAATAAAGCATCATCCAAATGTTTTGTGTCTGCTGCTGAAGAGGTTTGAGTTCAACTATAATTACATGTCATACATTAAAATCAACTGTTCTGTGGAGGTTCCTGAAACCCTGGAGATACCAGAG AGTCAGACATATGAATTGTATGCATTTGTGGATCATTTTGGGGATCTGAGAGGTGGACATTACACCTCAACAATCAAGATCCAGGAGGAACACAGAGACAAATGGTATCAGTTTGATGGTACCAGAGTCACAGAG CTTGATTTTCAGCCATTCCAGCTGGATAACACTGAGAG GTCCCAGACTGCATATCTTCTGTTTTATAGCAAAAATAAAG ATACTGGTATTCCAGAGTCCACAGATGTATCCACCACTGGATACATCTGTGGATGTATCCAGTGGATACATCCACCCGTCATTACCACCAGTAATGAATATGATCAGAGTCAAGATGggaaaaataagagaaagagagaagatgGAGGGGAGACAAACAATCCAAAGACTGCTCGCTTAAGAGAAGCAGAGGGATCACCTGAAACCCCCTGTAACGTAGATCCTCTGGACAACGAACCAAATAAAGACAATGGAACCACTGGAAGTGATGACCTGGATCAAAAACGTACAGAAGTGGATGATGCTGAAAAAAACAGATCAGATAATAATCCTGATTTTAAACTTGATATCAGTGATCGATCAGCAGTCTGTGATGATCCAAGCAGACAGTATGAGATGAGTAAATTAATGGATGATAAAGCAGATAACGATGAAAAGGCTAAAGATAAACAGTCAGAGAAAAAAAGCCACGCAGAGCATCCAGCTGACACTGTGGGAGAGAACATATGTGAACATCAGGAGAATAAACAAATCTGTAGTCCTTCTCATGCtgaggagaaaacaaaaacagattttcaaCATGACTCGAAAGGAAAGATTAGTGCCGATAAACCAACAGCAGAGATGTGCTGTGACACATTTCAGGATAAAGAAAAAGCTGAtgatagaaaagaaaacatactACAAGATGATCAGAGtcttaaacacagaaacagacacagTGATACACTGAACATGCAGGAGATCAGTGTTACACATTCAAGAGATAATGTTTTTTGTGTAGAGAGAGAAATCAGAAACGTGAAGGAGGacaggagagaaaggaaaggaaatgaaaaagGTGACCACAGTAAGTTTGAACAAAACACAGTAGGGGAGGTAAGTGGTGCTGCTACAACACAGAAAGATGTTGATgtggaggaaaagaaagaatatGAAGGAAATACTAAACAAATTCAGATCAGAGAGAAACCCCATCTGAGACCAGCAGGAGCAGAAATAATAGAAGCATCCAAAGAAAACCAGGATGATGGTACTAATGAAAAAACTAAAGCAGAGCGTTTTCAACTAAAAGGCAGAGCCAAAATTCAGGGAGTCACAGAAGGAGGACATGGTTCACAGAAGTCAGGAAAAGTTCAAATAACTTGTGAAGAAAAAATGCAGACTCCAGATTGTGAAATCATCAGGACAAAGATGAAGAACATGAGAATAGAAACTGTAGGGAAACCCTCACAGGGCAGCTCTGAGAGACATGTCAAAAATAATGAAGGAATCACTGAAAATAAATCTCAGACAacaaatgcagccaaggccagAAGAGTAAAACTGAATGATGCAAGtctgccagagcagcagaaaAGAAGAACTAAAAGAGAAGAATGA
- the LOC116316730 gene encoding ubiquitin carboxyl-terminal hydrolase 17-like protein E isoform X4, translating into MSGKDTANRYHGLMNQGSTCYLNSVLQVLFMTEDFREAVKKYSGENPQSEFLDHDLKALFDDLENYTAYTYKITKKLGIDNVNEQRDAAEYFERILRKTSPDASKIFHGQLVNKTTCSKSHIQTDRDAPFWYLPLSLVDCCSEDYSVVKGIEEFFKTSYFCGENQMYCEQCDDKVDATMRDVIKHHPDVLCLLLKRFEFNYNYMSYIKITCSVDVPYTLQIPESEKYELYAFLDHFGDLRGGHYSVTIKIQEEHRDKWYQFDGTRVTELDFQPFQLDNTERSQTAYLLFYSKKKDTGIPESTDVSTSGPPTISNEYDQSQDEKNKSNKKRKGEKTDTADNPKTARLREAEGSPETPCNVDPLDNEPNKDNGTTGSDDLDQKRTEVDDAEKNRSDNNPDFKLDISDRSAVCDDPSRQYEMSKLMDDKADNDEKAKDKQSEKKSHAEHPADTVGENICEHQENKQICSPSHAEEKTKTDFQHDSKGKISADKPTAEMCCDTFQDKEKADDRKENILQDDQSLKHRNRHSDTLNMQEISVTHSRDNVFCVEREIRNVKEDRRERKGNEKGDHSKFEQNTVGEVSGAATTQKDVDVEEKKEYEGNTKQIQIREKPHLRPAGAEIIEASKENQDDGTNEKTKAERFQLKGRAKIQGVTEGGHGSQKSGKVQITCEEKMQTPDCEIIRTKMKNMRIETVGKPSQGSSERHVKNNEGITENKSQTTNAAKARRVKLNDASLPEQQKRRTKREE; encoded by the exons ATGAGCGGAAAGGACACAG CTAACAGGTACCATGGACTGATGAACCAAGGATCCACATGTTACTTGAACAGTGTGCTGCAGGTGCTGTTCATGACCGAAGACTTCAGAGAGGCTGTGAAAAA GTACTCTGGAGAAAATCCGCAGTCTGAATTCCTTGATCATGATTTGAAAGCCTTATTTGATGACTTGGAGAACTATACAGCATACACatataaaataacaaagaaGCTGGGCATCGACAACG TGAATGAACAGCGTGATGCTGCAGAGTACTTTGAGAGGATTTTAAGAAAGACCAGTCCTGATGCATCAAAG ATCTTTCATGGTCAGTTAGTAAACAAGACCACCTGCTCTAAAAGTCATATACAGACTGACAGAGATGCACCATTTTGGTATCTTCCTCTTTCACTGGTGGATTGTTGCAGTGAAGACTACAGTGTG GTGAAGGGCATTGAAGagttttttaaaacttcataTTTCTGTGGAGAAAATCAGATGTACTGTGAGCAGTGTGATGACAAAGTTGATGCTACTATG AGAGATGTAATAAAGCATCAtccagatgttttgtgtctgctGCTGAAGAGGTTTGAGTTCAACTATAATTACATGTCATACATTAAAATCACCTGTTCTGTGGATGTTCCCTACACTCTGCAGATACCAGAG AGTGAGAAATATGAACTATATGCGTTTCTGGATCATTTTGGGGATTTGAGAGGAGGACATTACTCCGTCACAATCAAGATCCAGGAGGAACACAGAGACAAATGGTATCAGTTTGATGGTACCAGAGTCACAGAG CTTGATTTTCAGCCATTCCAGCTGGATAACACTGAGAG GTCCCAGACTGCATATCTTCTGTTTTATAGCAAAAAGAAAG ATACTGGTATTCCAGAGTCCACAGATGTGTCCACCAGTGGACCACCCACCATCAGTAATGAATATGATCAGAGTCAAGATGAGAAAAATAAGAgcaataaaaagagaaaaggggagAAGACAGACACCGCGGATAATCCAAAGACTGCTCGCTTAAGAGAAGCAGAGGGATCACCTGAAACCCCCTGTAACGTAG ATCCTCTGGACAACGAACCAAATAAAGACAATGGAACCACTGGAAGTGATGACCTGGATCAAAAACGTACAGAAGTGGATGATGCTGAAAAAAACAGATCAGATAATAATCCTGATTTTAAACTTGATATCAGTGATCGATCAGCAGTCTGTGATGATCCAAGCAGACAGTATGAGATGAGTAAATTAATGGATGATAAAGCAGATAACGATGAAAAGGCTAAAGATAAACAGTCAGAGAAAAAAAGCCACGCAGAGCATCCAGCTGACACTGTGGGAGAGAACATATGTGAACATCAGGAGAATAAACAAATCTGTAGTCCTTCTCATGCtgaggagaaaacaaaaacagattttcaaCATGACTCGAAAGGAAAGATTAGTGCCGATAAACCAACAGCAGAGATGTGCTGTGACACATTTCAGGATAAAGAAAAAGCTGAtgatagaaaagaaaacatactACAAGATGATCAGAGtcttaaacacagaaacagacacagTGATACACTGAACATGCAGGAGATCAGTGTTACACATTCAAGAGATAATGTTTTTTGTGTAGAGAGAGAAATCAGAAACGTGAAGGAGGacaggagagaaaggaaaggaaatgaaaaagGTGACCACAGTAAGTTTGAACAAAACACAGTAGGGGAGGTAAGTGGTGCTGCTACAACACAGAAAGATGTTGATgtggaggaaaagaaagaatatGAAGGAAATACTAAACAAATTCAGATCAGAGAGAAACCCCATCTGAGACCAGCAGGAGCAGAAATAATAGAAGCATCCAAAGAAAACCAGGATGATGGTACTAATGAAAAAACTAAAGCAGAGCGTTTTCAACTAAAAGGCAGAGCCAAAATTCAGGGAGTCACAGAAGGAGGACATGGTTCACAGAAGTCAGGAAAAGTTCAAATAACTTGTGAAGAAAAAATGCAGACTCCAGATTGTGAAATCATCAGGACAAAGATGAAGAACATGAGAATAGAAACTGTAGGGAAACCCTCACAGGGCAGCTCTGAGAGACATGTCAAAAATAATGAAGGAATCACTGAAAATAAATCTCAGACAacaaatgcagccaaggccagAAGAGTAAAACTGAATGATGCAAGtctgccagagcagcagaaaAGAAGAACTAAAAGAGAAGAATGA
- the LOC116316730 gene encoding probable ubiquitin carboxyl-terminal hydrolase creB isoform X2 — protein MSLLESTRRLFSSTSLVANMYHGLINQGATDCLNSVLQVLFMTEDFREAVTRYSGGNPHSEFLDHHLKVLFDDLQNHTAYSYKITQKLGIDNVYEQRDAAECLERVLRMTSPDASQIFHGQLANKTICSKGHIQTDRDAPFWLLPLSLVDSCSEDYSVVYGAEEFFKPLDFCGENQLYCEQCDDKADATMRDVIKHHPNVLCLLLKRFEFNYNYMSYIKINCSVEVPETLEIPESQTYELYAFVDHFGDLRGGHYTSTIKIQEEHRDKWYQFDGTRVTELDFQPFQLDNTERSQTAYLLFYSKNKDTGIPESTDVSTTGYICGCIQWIHPPVITTSNEYDQSQDGKNKRKREDGGETNNPKTARLREAEGSPETPCNVDPLDNEPNKDNGTTGSDDLDQKRTEVDDAEKNRSDNNPDFKLDISDRSAVCDDPSRQYEMSKLMDDKADNDEKAKDKQSEKKSHAEHPADTVGENICEHQENKQICSPSHAEEKTKTDFQHDSKGKISADKPTAEMCCDTFQDKEKADDRKENILQDDQSLKHRNRHSDTLNMQEISVTHSRDNVFCVEREIRNVKEDRRERKGNEKGDHSKFEQNTVGEVSGAATTQKDVDVEEKKEYEGNTKQIQIREKPHLRPAGAEIIEASKENQDDGTNEKTKAERFQLKGRAKIQGVTEGGHGSQKSGKVQITCEEKMQTPDCEIIRTKMKNMRIETVGKPSQGSSERHVKNNEGITENKSQTTNAAKARRVKLNDASLPEQQKRRTKREE, from the exons ATGTCTTTGTTGGAGAGTACTCGACGGCTATTCAGCAGCACCTCTCTGG TAGCTAACATGTACCATGGACTGATAAACCAGGGAGCGACAGATTGCTTGAACAGTGTGCTGCAGGTGCTGTTCATGACCGAGGACTTCAGAGAGGCTGTGACAAG GTACTCTGGAGGAAATCCTCACTCTGAGTTTCTTGATCATCATCTTAAAGTCTTATTTGATGACTTACAGAACCACACAGCATACTCATATAAAATAACACAGAAGCTGGGCATTGACAATG TGTATGAACAGCGTGATGCTGCAGAGTGCTTGGAGAGGGTTTTAAGAATGACCAGTCCGGATGCATCACAG ATCTTCCATGGTCAGTTAGCAAACAAAACCATCTGTTCTAAAGGTCATATACAGACTGACAGAGATGCACCTTTTTGGCTTCTTCCTCTTTCACTGGTGGATTCCTGCAGTGAAGACTACAGCGTG GTGTACGGCGCTGAAGAGTTTTTTAAACCTTTGGATTTCTGTGGAGAAAATCAGCTGTACTGTGAGCAGTGTGATGACAAAGCTGATGCTACTAtg AGAGATGTAATAAAGCATCATCCAAATGTTTTGTGTCTGCTGCTGAAGAGGTTTGAGTTCAACTATAATTACATGTCATACATTAAAATCAACTGTTCTGTGGAGGTTCCTGAAACCCTGGAGATACCAGAG AGTCAGACATATGAATTGTATGCATTTGTGGATCATTTTGGGGATCTGAGAGGTGGACATTACACCTCAACAATCAAGATCCAGGAGGAACACAGAGACAAATGGTATCAGTTTGATGGTACCAGAGTCACAGAG CTTGATTTTCAGCCATTCCAGCTGGATAACACTGAGAG GTCCCAGACTGCATATCTTCTGTTTTATAGCAAAAATAAAG ATACTGGTATTCCAGAGTCCACAGATGTATCCACCACTGGATACATCTGTGGATGTATCCAGTGGATACATCCACCCGTCATTACCACCAGTAATGAATATGATCAGAGTCAAGATGggaaaaataagagaaagagagaagatgGAGGGGAGACAAACAATCCAAAGACTGCTCGCTTAAGAGAAGCAGAGGGATCACCTGAAACCCCCTGTAACGTAGATCCTCTGGACAACGAACCAAATAAAGACAATGGAACCACTGGAAGTGATGACCTGGATCAAAAACGTACAGAAGTGGATGATGCTGAAAAAAACAGATCAGATAATAATCCTGATTTTAAACTTGATATCAGTGATCGATCAGCAGTCTGTGATGATCCAAGCAGACAGTATGAGATGAGTAAATTAATGGATGATAAAGCAGATAACGATGAAAAGGCTAAAGATAAACAGTCAGAGAAAAAAAGCCACGCAGAGCATCCAGCTGACACTGTGGGAGAGAACATATGTGAACATCAGGAGAATAAACAAATCTGTAGTCCTTCTCATGCtgaggagaaaacaaaaacagattttcaaCATGACTCGAAAGGAAAGATTAGTGCCGATAAACCAACAGCAGAGATGTGCTGTGACACATTTCAGGATAAAGAAAAAGCTGAtgatagaaaagaaaacatactACAAGATGATCAGAGtcttaaacacagaaacagacacagTGATACACTGAACATGCAGGAGATCAGTGTTACACATTCAAGAGATAATGTTTTTTGTGTAGAGAGAGAAATCAGAAACGTGAAGGAGGacaggagagaaaggaaaggaaatgaaaaagGTGACCACAGTAAGTTTGAACAAAACACAGTAGGGGAGGTAAGTGGTGCTGCTACAACACAGAAAGATGTTGATgtggaggaaaagaaagaatatGAAGGAAATACTAAACAAATTCAGATCAGAGAGAAACCCCATCTGAGACCAGCAGGAGCAGAAATAATAGAAGCATCCAAAGAAAACCAGGATGATGGTACTAATGAAAAAACTAAAGCAGAGCGTTTTCAACTAAAAGGCAGAGCCAAAATTCAGGGAGTCACAGAAGGAGGACATGGTTCACAGAAGTCAGGAAAAGTTCAAATAACTTGTGAAGAAAAAATGCAGACTCCAGATTGTGAAATCATCAGGACAAAGATGAAGAACATGAGAATAGAAACTGTAGGGAAACCCTCACAGGGCAGCTCTGAGAGACATGTCAAAAATAATGAAGGAATCACTGAAAATAAATCTCAGACAacaaatgcagccaaggccagAAGAGTAAAACTGAATGATGCAAGtctgccagagcagcagaaaAGAAGAACTAAAAGAGAAGAATGA